The following coding sequences lie in one Cryptococcus neoformans var. neoformans B-3501A chromosome 2, whole genome shotgun sequence genomic window:
- a CDS encoding hypothetical protein (Match to EST gb|CF188517.1|CF188517; HMMPfam hit to PDEase_I, 3'5'-cyclic nucleotide phosphodiesterase, score: 112.0, E(): 1.4e-30) gives MPLSLTARSLTSPSAMSGEYPQTLSLLVLLPSTSSSQAEILTPYRPNPLTTRSSSPKVPTVLSLTKSGNGDQGGDGVVHAEELKAKVMAGRRLSLGSSLGSDINLSIGEETMSANVIPVGINQPSRVATLHDMPPFSPIVSPTSSIPPPITKDPSSNLNTPPFGYSSRSGSGGGAHSRRRRPQTASGTANDIAPALIKETANARSSLAMVSGAVKGRGKARPGWEADELVGHLRESGLEVTVVHTLSHLTSLIDPAVSPSAHPIITRPADPAEPVTHVILVPLADSPAFPSLSLLLNSGTTPSAVCFQQDILERAVRAEEQWLKGALAQIKRVADMCTKHRSPLSSATSTARPSPVASGPGSPTEAPAPLIIAYSANPSLSQSAISSCIAAGVIGVLKPPYDLSTAEMVRRMVQSYKKGELPVAFQSPFDTSSPYDITASRFSISPGGGSDETTTVVLPPTALDMGAEHEGEKVLAAAMGPRQGSSEAWNWARNEKRSSFSQRTSTSRESQNASRKGSTVSGIAFASADPFAASCACNSPSSQHLRPDQQTPPMYQQSPTMPTYKHPEISLPPAPQYTYPYLFYQAPSFCVFHPAPDPRRRSVDIGGLAEAIKRASRLYEASHPILSGSRASSIQPQGFKHAQMHEDYSFPSAASPTSSANPKSSLSSSQETHSSDENDAWGKYTELAELLSAMYCHTGTTIDIQMEEFEKFSNPLTPKKRSQLVEPHYLHEDDLYRMACLIFEGILNIEGLAELGLQQDNVNRLLFAMRAIYHAPNPYHNYVHALDVLQATYTFLADLGVAPPFEYMREWGPNKEIWRRPSENEDERSAGTKRAREIMRPQDILAVLIAAMGHDVGHPGLSNAFMKNARVPLSQVYEDKSVLENMHCMLVVQLLRKYGFGFLIERTKSSSGEQAVSNLDQKSFRQVLYSSILATDMSLHFAWVQRLKEFDDRLKSGEAGAVEDERILICQALIKCADISNPSRPIDVSQHWSSVLLEEWAKQASLEQDLSLPVSVVASADAALQAKGQIGFIDLFTKPLFQAVSDALPELQPYADSCMENQTIWKARLAELTEKEGEEGEAVRTLIQPAVEGASQDERFKTLFPLLLPTPLVSGLSGPEDTLLKRSSSIPSPTAAMTSFAPHTPSMFNFGIDLTEQTGASPAASVMRAVYHAKLVDQGSRSRLASWSRGFVHGDWNEHRRMSTPDILTSSNHL, from the exons ATGCCTTTATCCTTAACTGCGCGTTCTCTTACTTCGCCATCGGCTATGTCTGGAGAGTATCCTCAAACGCTATCTCTTTTAGTGCTCCTTCCATCAACCTCAAGCTCCCAAGCAGAGATTCTTACGCCATATCGGCCTAACCCTCTAACAACCAGATCATCCAGTCCCAAAGTGCCAACAGTACTGAGCTTGACAAAGAGTGGAAACGGAGaccaaggaggagatggagtaGTGCATGCAGAGGAACTCAAGGCTAAGGTGATGGCAGGTAGACGACTAAGTCTCGGTTCAAGTCTGGGATCAGACATCAACTTATCGATAGGAGAGGAGACGATGTCTGCCAACGTCATCCCTGTTGGAATAAACCAGCCCAGTAGAGTGGCAACATTACATGACATGCCTCCTTTTTCGCCGATAGTGTCGCCCACTTCAAGCATCCCTCCTCCAATTACAAAAGACCCTTCCTCGAATTTGAACACGCCTCCTTTTGGTTACAGTTCACGTTCAGGCTCAGGTGGCGGCGCCCATTCACGTCGTCGGCGACCTCAGACAGCTTCTGGGACTGCAAACGACATAGCACCGGCCCTCATCAAGGAGACGGCCAATGCTAGATCCAGCCTGGCGATGGTAAGCGGAGCGGTCaaggggagagggaaggcgAGGCCCGGATGGGAAGCTGATGAGCTTGTGGGTCATCTACGGGAAAGCGGTTTGGAAG TCACCGTGGTCCACACTCTGTCCCATCTCACCTCCCTCATAGACCCTGCGGTCTCTCCCTCCGCCCACCCAATTATCACCCGCCCCGCAGACCCCGCAGAGCCTGTTACGCACGTAATCCTTGTCCCTCTCGCCGATTCCCCAgccttcccttctctttctctgctcTTGAACAGCGGCACAACTCCCTCGGCCGTTTGTTTCCAGCAAGATATCTTGGAAAGAGCTGTACGCGCAGAAGAGCAGTGGCTCAAAGGCGCTTTGGCACAGATCAAACGAGTGGCCGACATGTGTACAAAGCATCGGTCTCCCCTCTCTTCAGCAACGTCCACTGCTCGCCCTTCACCTGTTGCTTCTGGCCCTGGTAGTCCCACTGAGGCACCTGCGCCGCTTATCATCGCATACAGTGCCAACCCATCCCTTTCTCAGTCTGCGATATCGTCTTGCATTGCTGCTGGCGTGATTGGTGTGCTGAAGCCCCCGTACGATTTGAGCACTGCCGAGATGGTGCGCAGGATGGTCCAATCGTACAAGAAGGGCGAGCTACCTGTCGCTTTCCAATCACCCTTTGATACGTCCTCACCGTATGATATAACAGCCTCTCGTTTCTCAATCTCCCCCGGAGGAGGTTCTGACGAAACCACCACTGTTGTACTACCGCCGACTGCATTAGACATGGGTGCAGAGcatgaaggagagaaggtcTTAGCGGCAGCAATGGGTCCACGACAGGGTTCCAGCGAAGCTTGGAATTGGGCTCGGAATGAAAAGCGATCATCATTCTCTCAAAGAACGTCAACCTCGCGAGAGTCACAAAACGCTTCTCGCAAAGGATCCACTGTCTCAGGAATCGCTTTCGCCTCTGCTGATCCTTTTGCTGCCAGCTGTGCTTGCAATAGCCCCTCCTCTCAACATTTGCGACCGGATCAACAAACCCCGCCCATGTACCAGCAATCGCCAACTATGCCAACATACAAACACCCGGAAATTTCCCTACCGCCTGCTCCACAGTACACATACCCTTATCTGTTCTATCAAGCGCCATCTTTTTGCGTTTTCCATCCTGCTCCGGATCCGCGTAGGCGAAGTGTAGATATTGGTGGTTTGGCAGAGGCCATAAAGAGAGCATCTCGATTATACGAGGCTAGTCATCCCATTTTATCGGGATCACGAGCTTCAAGCATCCAGCCTCAAGGATTCAAACATGCACAAATGCACGAAGACTACTCCTTCCCTTCAGCCGCTTCACCGACATCTTCTGCGAACCCCAAATCATCCCTCAGTTCAAGCCAGGAGACACACTCAAGCGATGAGAATGACGCTTGGGGCAAATACACCGAGTTGGCAGAGCTCCTTAGTGCTATGTACTGCCACACAGGGACAACTATTGATATTCAAATGGAGGAATTTGAGAA ATTCTCCAACCCATTAACCCCAAAAAAGAGGTCGCAACTTGTCGAGCCGCATTATCTCCACGAAGATGATCTTTATCGAATGGCTTGTTTGATCTTTGAAGGGATTTTGAATATAGAAGGTCTGGCTGAACTTGGTCTTCAACAAG ACAATGTCAACCGTCTTTTGTTCGCGATGCGAGCCATCTATCACGCGCCAAATCCCTATCACAATTATGTCCATGCGTTAGATGTCTTACAAGCCACATACACCTTCCTTGCGGATTTAGGTGTCGCACCGCCATTTGAATACATGCGCGAATGGGGTCCAAACAAGGAGATATGGCGAAGGCCATCAgaaaatgaggatgaaagaagtgCTGGTACCAAGAGGGCAAGAGAAATTATGCGACCGCAAGATATTTTAGCTGTGCTGATTGCTGCTATGGGACATGATGTCGGCCACCCTGGTCTCAGTAATGCTTTCATG AAAAACGCAAGAGTACCTCTATCGCAAGTGTATGAGGATAAATCGGTTCTTGAAAACATGCACTGCATGCTTGTTGTGCAGTTGCTCCGCAAATATGGTTTTGGCTTCTTGATTGAACGCACAAAATCCTCATCTGGGGAGCAGGCGGTGTCCAATCTGGATCAGAAGAGTTTCCGACAAGTCCTTTATTCGTCTATCCTTGCCACAGACATGTCGCTTCACTTTGCTTGGGTCCAAAGACTCAAGGAATTTGATGATAGGTTGAAATCTGGGGAGGCGGGTGCTGTAGAGGACGAGAGGATTTTGATCTGTCAAGCTTTAATCAAGTGTGCAGATATTAGCAACCCT AGCCGACCAATTGACGTGTCGCAACATTGGTCCTCTGTTCTGCTTGAAGAATGGGCCAAACAAGCATCGCTTGAACAGGATCTTTCACTTCCAGTGTCAGTTGTTGCATCAGCAGACGCTGCGCTCCAGGCCAAGGGCCAAATTGGTTTCATTGATCTGTTCACGAAACCACTGTTCCAGGCGGTGTCTGATGCGTTGCCCGAGCTCCAACCTTATGCTGATAGCTGCATGGAGAATCAGACGATATGGAAAGCAAGACTGGCTGAATTgacggagaaggaaggcgaggaaggggaggcaGTGAGGACATTAATCCAACCGGCGGTGGAGGGCGCAAGTCAAGACGAAAGATTCAAGACCCTGTTCCCCTTGCTTCTCCCCACGCCGCTAGTCTCTGGCCTCTCTGGGCCTGAAGATACATTACTCAAGCGTTCTTCATCTATCCCGTCGCCTACAGCCGCCATGACGTCGTTTGCTCCTCACACGCCATCCATGTTCAATTTCGGCATTGATTTAACGGAGCAAACTGGTGCATCTCCTGCCGCCAGCGTCATGCGCGCAGTCTACCACGCAAAGCTAGTCGACCAAGGTTCGCGTTCGAGATTGGCTAGCTGGTCGAGAGGTTTCGTACATGGAGATTGGAACGAGCACAGGAGGATGTCGACGCCAGACATCTTGACCAGTAGTAACCATCTATGA